In Lentisphaerota bacterium, the DNA window GTGGAACGTCGTTGACACACGAACAGCAGAAGAACGTGCTCGCAGAATTGCACCGCGATGTTGCCTTGCGGAACACCAGTTACCGCGCGCGGGCTTTGAAGCTGCTCCCGCACATCTGCGGCTCGTGCGCGCGGGAGTTCTCGGACAAGCGGCTGAAGGAGCTGACCGTGCATCACAAAGATCACAATCCCAACAACAATCCTCCAGACGGAAGCAACTGGGAACTGCTCTGCCTGTACTGCCACGACCATGAACACGCGAAGCTGCTGGACGCGAAACATCGCACAATCGGCCGGCAGCCGGCGCAGGTCGGCGGGGCGGGCTTCGCCCGCCCATTCGATCAACTCGAGTCCCTCCTCAAACAGGAACAGAAACCGGACGCCTGATTGCGGGCGCTGGCCGTGATTTTTTAGGCGAGACGGCTATCGCCGCCGTTTTTTCGTGGGCGGTGGAGGCTCTTCCACGTCGTACGGTTTGACGAACGCATCCGAGAAGTCATACACACCGGAAAAATCACTTTTTTTGTCCTGATCGGTTGCGCCCAGCTTGCCTGCTGCGATCAGATTATAGACCAGTTCGCCGATGTCGTCGGTGGCGCGCACGCCCCACGTGTCGAGGACGAGGTGCGCCAGGGGCCCAAACTCCTGCAAGGCGTAGTCACGGATGCCTGCGCACAGCTCGGCCCCGGTCACATGCCGCATCCGTCCGGGTGCGCGTTCGGCCCTGCCGACAGACTTGACCGTGTGGTCCAGTGCCTCGCGCAGGAAATAATAGGCTTCGGCGGCGTAGCGCGGGTCCTTGGCCACGAGCGCCTCAACCGTCTGTTGAAAAGAGGTTTCATCCATCACGCACCCCGCAGACGGGCCGCAATCGCAGTCATTTCGGCGGCATTCTCGTACACTCCCGAGATCCAGTTCATCGGGCGCCCGTTCCACCGGGGAATCACATGGAAATGGACGTGGGGCACCACTTGCGTCGCACAGGCGCCGTTCGATTGAAGGACGTTGAATCCGTCGCACGGCAGGCGCGACAGCAACAGCCCGCCGACACGCCGAATCACCACACCGAGCGCCGCCGCCTCGACTTCTGGCAGATCGGAAAGCGTCGGCGCATGAAGCCTCGGAATCACCAGCGCGTGCCCTTTCTCAAAAGGCCCGATATCCAGAAAAGCCAGCGTGTGCGCATCGGCGTACACCTGTGCACAGGGAACCAGCCCCGCGAGTATCTTGCAGAAAATGCAATCGTTCATTCATCCATCTCCTCTGTCACAGCACCGGCCAGCCCGCCTCGTATTAGATCCGAACCGATCCCGTCAAGGCGCGGGCCGAGGTCAAGCCATGCCGCGCGCAATAGGCTTCGATGCCGGCGATCACCCGCAACGGCGTCGTCGGATCGATGAAATTCGCCGTTCCAACGGCTACGGCGGCGGCTCCGGCGATCATGAACTCGATCGCCTGTTCCGGTCCGCTGATGCCGCCCATCGCCAAGATCGGTATCCGCACCGCCCGGGACGCCTCCCAGACCAGCTTGACCGCTACCGGATGGATTGCCGGTCCGGAGAGGCCGCCGACGGTGTTTGCCAGAACGGGCCGCCGCGTCTCAATGTCGATCACCATCGCGGGGATCGTGTTGATGAGTGACAGCGCATCGGCTCCGGCCTCCTCGGCGGCGCGCGCGAAGACGGCGATGGCGGGCACGTTTGGCGCCAGTTTCGGAATCAGCGGCAACCGCGTTCGCCGCCGCACCGCCGCCA includes these proteins:
- a CDS encoding HNH nuclease family protein, translated to MEQRGTSLTHEQQKNVLAELHRDVALRNTSYRARALKLLPHICGSCAREFSDKRLKELTVHHKDHNPNNNPPDGSNWELLCLYCHDHEHAKLLDAKHRTIGRQPAQVGGAGFARPFDQLESLLKQEQKPDA
- a CDS encoding HIT family protein; translation: MNDCIFCKILAGLVPCAQVYADAHTLAFLDIGPFEKGHALVIPRLHAPTLSDLPEVEAAALGVVIRRVGGLLLSRLPCDGFNVLQSNGACATQVVPHVHFHVIPRWNGRPMNWISGVYENAAEMTAIAARLRGA